In Clostridiisalibacter paucivorans DSM 22131, the following proteins share a genomic window:
- a CDS encoding SDR family NAD(P)-dependent oxidoreductase has translation MDLKLKGKSAIVTGGSRGVGRGICLALAKEGANVVINYNSSNESALKLKNEIESLGGNAVTVKANLGNPEDCKNLIEEAEKTFGNVDILINNAGVWPQNWVQDIPLDEWNKTIDINLTSVFLTSQAFVRKNIDKNRPGKILNITSQAAFNGSTTGHAHYAASKAGVVSLTVSMAREMSKYDINVNAIALGIVETDMTKKALESKEDYYLNRIPIGRVATPKDIGDIALFMVSEPASYITGATIDATGGMLMR, from the coding sequence ATGGACTTAAAATTGAAGGGCAAATCTGCAATAGTAACAGGAGGATCAAGAGGAGTAGGCAGAGGAATATGCCTAGCATTGGCAAAAGAAGGAGCTAATGTTGTAATAAACTATAATAGCAGCAATGAATCAGCATTAAAATTAAAGAATGAGATAGAAAGCTTAGGTGGTAATGCTGTTACAGTAAAGGCCAATTTAGGCAATCCAGAAGATTGTAAAAATTTGATAGAAGAAGCTGAAAAGACATTTGGTAATGTAGATATACTAATAAATAATGCTGGAGTATGGCCACAAAATTGGGTACAAGACATTCCATTGGATGAGTGGAATAAAACTATAGATATAAATCTGACTTCTGTATTTTTAACGAGTCAAGCATTTGTAAGAAAAAATATAGATAAGAATAGACCAGGTAAAATATTAAATATAACTTCTCAAGCGGCATTTAATGGTTCTACCACAGGACATGCCCATTATGCAGCAAGTAAGGCAGGAGTAGTTTCTTTGACAGTATCAATGGCTAGAGAAATGTCCAAATATGACATAAATGTAAATGCAATAGCATTGGGAATAGTTGAGACAGATATGACTAAAAAGGCATTAGAGTCCAAAGAGGATTATTATTTGAATAGAATACCAATAGGAAGAGTAGCCACTCCAAAGGATATAGGAGATATAGCATTATTTATGGTATCAGAACCAGCATCATATATAACTGGTGCAACAATAGATGCTACAGGTGGAATGTTAATGAGATAA
- a CDS encoding class II fructose-bisphosphate aldolase produces the protein MLVNLNEVLIKARKEGYGVPAFDCTEDVLIRTILDTAEEKKSPVILMALEHDLKGKGIDYITSLVKGVADKYDIPIVLHLDHATNFEIIEKAIDYGFTSVMYDGSMLPIEENIANTKRVVEMAHPKNVTVEAELGHVAGKEIDGSYAGETMLTEPDEVLKFVNETKVDALAVSIGTAHGVYVSAPELNIDRLIEINKISPVPLVLHGGSGTPIDQVQESIKNGISKINLYADLRIAMFKGLKVSAKSHDRVDPLPDQLYKPIRDALRETIIDKMEMVFSENKGI, from the coding sequence ATGTTAGTAAATTTAAATGAAGTATTGATAAAGGCAAGAAAAGAAGGATATGGAGTTCCTGCATTTGATTGTACAGAAGATGTATTGATAAGGACAATACTAGATACTGCTGAAGAAAAAAAATCTCCAGTGATATTGATGGCATTAGAACATGATTTGAAGGGAAAGGGTATAGATTATATAACTTCATTAGTCAAGGGAGTTGCAGATAAGTATGATATACCCATAGTATTACATCTAGACCATGCCACTAATTTTGAAATAATAGAAAAGGCTATAGACTATGGATTTACTTCTGTAATGTATGATGGATCTATGTTACCTATTGAAGAAAATATAGCCAATACTAAAAGAGTTGTAGAGATGGCCCATCCCAAAAATGTAACTGTAGAGGCAGAATTAGGTCATGTTGCTGGTAAAGAGATAGATGGGTCTTATGCAGGAGAAACTATGCTCACAGAACCAGACGAGGTTCTAAAATTTGTAAATGAAACAAAAGTAGATGCCTTAGCAGTTTCTATAGGAACTGCCCATGGAGTTTATGTTTCTGCTCCTGAATTAAATATTGATCGACTAATAGAAATAAACAAGATTAGTCCTGTACCATTGGTACTTCATGGTGGCTCAGGAACTCCGATAGATCAAGTACAGGAATCTATAAAGAATGGAATATCAAAGATTAATCTATACGCAGATCTAAGGATAGCAATGTTTAAAGGATTGAAAGTATCTGCTAAATCTCATGATAGAGTAGATCCACTACCAGATCAATTATACAAACCTATTAGGGATGCCTTAAGAGAAACTATAATAGATAAAATGGAAATGGTTTTTTCAGAAAACAAAGGAATATAA
- a CDS encoding 2-hydroxyacid dehydrogenase, with product MNLLAIADNFIDAETMHRGLEGLKDLGVNIEVRNWYHEDQEALQRDNLLIEQNGPEAVELSENLMKDMDKFDIVIVQFAPVSKKLIDKAKNLKIIGVLRGGIENIDKKYAEEKGIKVLNTPGRNARAVAEFSMGMILSETRNIARSHYALKNDQWRKDFPNSSYIPELNGKTVGIIGFGHIGQLVAGYLKAFGSNILAYDPFYNGSFEGVEITDLERLLKNSDIITIHSRLTEETHNLIDEKEFSLMKENAVLVNTARSGLVNQKALVKALKENKIFGAAIDVFDDEPIPEDDEILKLDNITITPHIAGSTKDAFSNSPKMMANILKDIIK from the coding sequence ATGAATTTATTAGCTATTGCAGACAATTTTATAGATGCAGAAACAATGCATAGAGGACTTGAGGGGTTAAAAGATCTAGGCGTGAATATAGAAGTAAGGAATTGGTACCATGAAGACCAAGAGGCACTCCAAAGAGATAATTTACTTATAGAGCAGAATGGACCAGAAGCAGTAGAACTTTCGGAAAACTTAATGAAAGATATGGATAAATTTGATATAGTAATTGTTCAGTTTGCTCCAGTATCTAAGAAATTAATAGACAAAGCAAAAAATTTGAAGATAATAGGAGTTTTAAGGGGAGGAATAGAGAATATAGATAAAAAATATGCTGAAGAAAAGGGCATAAAGGTGTTAAATACTCCAGGGAGAAATGCTAGAGCTGTAGCTGAATTTTCTATGGGAATGATACTAAGCGAAACAAGAAATATAGCCAGGTCCCATTATGCATTGAAAAATGATCAGTGGAGAAAAGACTTTCCAAACAGTAGTTATATTCCAGAGTTAAATGGCAAAACAGTAGGTATAATTGGATTTGGACATATAGGTCAATTGGTAGCAGGATATTTAAAGGCCTTTGGGTCAAATATATTAGCCTATGATCCATTTTATAATGGAAGTTTTGAAGGTGTGGAAATTACAGATTTGGAAAGACTTTTAAAGAATTCAGATATAATTACTATACATTCTAGGTTAACTGAGGAGACTCATAATTTAATAGATGAAAAAGAATTTTCTTTGATGAAAGAGAATGCAGTATTGGTAAATACAGCCCGTTCAGGTTTGGTGAACCAAAAGGCATTAGTAAAAGCATTAAAAGAAAATAAGATATTTGGAGCCGCAATAGATGTATTTGATGACGAACCTATACCTGAAGATGATGAGATATTGAAGCTAGATAATATTACAATAACACCCCATATAGCAGGATCAACAAAAGATGCATTCTCCAATAGTCCTAAAATGATGGCAAATATTTTAAAAGATATAATAAAATAA
- a CDS encoding redoxin domain-containing protein, translated as MERLVGDIAPNFTMDTVSGDGETFGKISLEDFKGKWLVMFFYPLDFTFVCPTEITAYSKKYQEFKKAGAEIFAASVDSIHSHKAWIKGELGQLNFPLASDITKQVSKDYGILVEDEGIALRGLFIIDPQGTVRYSVIHDLNVGRSVDETLRVLRALQTGGLCPVDWNEGDELL; from the coding sequence ATAGAAAGGTTAGTTGGAGACATCGCTCCAAATTTTACCATGGATACCGTATCAGGAGATGGAGAAACATTTGGTAAGATAAGTCTTGAAGATTTCAAGGGAAAATGGCTGGTAATGTTTTTTTACCCACTGGATTTTACTTTTGTATGTCCTACAGAGATTACTGCATATAGTAAAAAGTACCAGGAATTTAAAAAAGCGGGGGCAGAAATCTTTGCTGCCAGTGTAGATAGTATTCATTCCCATAAGGCTTGGATAAAAGGAGAACTAGGTCAGTTGAACTTTCCATTGGCCTCTGATATTACAAAACAGGTGTCCAAGGACTATGGTATATTAGTAGAGGATGAGGGAATAGCTTTAAGGGGATTGTTTATAATTGATCCCCAAGGAACAGTAAGATATTCTGTAATACATGATCTAAATGTAGGTAGAAGTGTAGACGAAACATTAAGAGTACTCAGAGCTTTACAGACAGGAGGACTTTGTCCTGTAGATTGGAACGAAGGCGATGAGTTACTATAA
- a CDS encoding sensor histidine kinase, translating to MKFLNANKISIKTRLLTIFLVIAVIMTMAFYISLSMRSKIDQQYHRNMHVNMTLNKLSMAISQSHDDFERYALTGDVKSYTSYIKNNYQIYNILESIGLYIKEDTRSSVFLRHIENMFEYRKTLAYEIDRNKIFDETVYNNRKKFKKVSEYMNTYSQKLIKRYLTYSGEKYTKLMGKYKFIEKQIYLVVIFFAIISVFFAMMLSNNILKTIIDLSNNARLLSMAKWDTPDIKENKYYELNILAKAFNNMKKDIKKFIEELKYKAQLEKNLNEERLKSIEKDKLLKESQLMALQMQMDPHFLFNALNTVSRTAMFEGGDKTVKLIHAISKMLRSNLNFTGELISLTEEISVLQAYISIQEIRFEDQMKFILETNTDMDEIKVPPMIIQPIVENSIKHGLKNKEKGGIITVKIHKRERFLDIIVEDNGEGMHREDISVKDSSGVGLSNVRERLKLYYGKDDLLRIDSKVNHGTKVTISIPLWGDDDSV from the coding sequence ATGAAGTTTTTAAATGCAAATAAAATTTCTATAAAAACAAGATTATTGACTATATTCTTGGTAATAGCAGTAATAATGACAATGGCATTTTATATATCCTTATCTATGAGATCAAAGATAGATCAACAATACCATAGAAATATGCATGTAAATATGACGCTTAATAAACTTTCTATGGCCATAAGTCAAAGTCATGATGACTTTGAGAGGTATGCATTGACAGGAGATGTAAAAAGTTATACCTCATATATAAAAAATAATTATCAAATATATAATATATTGGAGTCAATAGGTTTATATATAAAGGAAGATACAAGGAGCTCGGTATTTTTGAGACATATAGAAAATATGTTTGAGTATAGAAAGACATTGGCATATGAAATAGATAGGAATAAGATTTTTGATGAAACAGTATATAATAATAGAAAAAAATTCAAAAAGGTATCAGAATATATGAATACTTATTCTCAAAAGCTTATAAAGAGATATCTTACCTATAGTGGAGAGAAGTATACTAAATTGATGGGAAAATATAAATTTATTGAAAAACAAATATATCTTGTAGTTATATTTTTTGCAATAATAAGTGTATTTTTTGCGATGATGCTTTCAAATAATATCTTAAAAACCATAATAGATTTGTCTAATAATGCAAGACTTCTTTCTATGGCAAAATGGGATACACCAGATATCAAAGAGAATAAATACTATGAATTGAATATACTTGCCAAGGCATTTAATAATATGAAAAAGGACATCAAAAAGTTTATAGAGGAATTGAAATATAAGGCCCAGTTGGAAAAAAATTTAAATGAGGAAAGACTAAAGAGTATAGAAAAGGACAAGCTATTGAAGGAATCTCAACTGATGGCATTACAGATGCAGATGGATCCCCATTTTTTGTTTAATGCATTGAATACTGTTTCTAGAACTGCTATGTTCGAAGGTGGGGATAAGACAGTAAAGCTTATCCATGCTATATCGAAAATGCTCAGAAGCAATTTGAATTTCACAGGAGAATTAATTTCATTAACAGAGGAAATATCAGTACTTCAAGCCTATATATCTATACAGGAGATTAGATTTGAAGATCAAATGAAATTTATATTGGAGACCAATACTGATATGGATGAAATAAAAGTACCTCCAATGATTATTCAACCAATAGTAGAAAATTCTATAAAACATGGTTTGAAAAACAAGGAAAAGGGTGGCATTATAACAGTAAAGATACATAAAAGAGAAAGATTCTTGGATATAATTGTTGAGGATAATGGCGAGGGAATGCATAGGGAGGATATAAGTGTAAAAGATTCTTCAGGAGTAGGTTTATCAAATGTCAGAGAAAGGTTAAAGCTTTATTATGGGAAGGATGATTTGTTAAGGATAGACAGCAAAGTTAATCATGGTACTAAAGTAACTATTTCTATTCCATTATGGGGAGATGATGATAGTGTTTAA
- a CDS encoding response regulator, with amino-acid sequence MFKLMIAEDEAIERKALNFLLKKYYKDKIEVICQCQNGRETVSNALRYRPNIILLDINMPIMGGLEAAEEIKKHLKDVEIIILTAFSYFEYAKKAIKLNVSEYLLKPISNDEFCNAIDNVIDKLSQTREIVYRQRELKNNLESMKPFLEKEIVAEMVYGYKIKKSKFQEYKRILNISHDEFMCIVFRRSDDQGFSEKLVNMVRSKLKFIFSEMVGYTFLNNIVFVIFGAKLEDKKTGLEFKDLLMEIQKRLSSDAQGLSIGVGKVKDDMTQLYDSYNEASIAADNKCEGISFYTEEIKNINCCSYPYDVENKIYGKLINEDIEGALKGFEEIMEYILKNKSDIQDIKKAIIYLCLTIERNIIYFFENTFEPFDMEVAESCLKNTRDVDEIRNYI; translated from the coding sequence GTGTTTAAACTTATGATAGCTGAAGATGAGGCAATAGAAAGGAAGGCGCTAAACTTTTTATTGAAAAAATATTATAAAGATAAAATAGAAGTAATATGTCAATGTCAAAATGGGAGGGAAACTGTTTCTAATGCATTAAGATATAGACCCAATATAATACTTTTGGATATAAATATGCCAATAATGGGTGGATTAGAGGCAGCGGAAGAAATAAAAAAACATTTAAAAGATGTAGAAATTATAATATTGACTGCATTTAGCTATTTTGAATATGCAAAAAAGGCCATAAAGTTAAATGTAAGTGAATACCTATTAAAACCTATATCAAATGATGAATTTTGTAACGCCATAGACAATGTAATAGATAAGCTTTCTCAGACAAGGGAGATTGTATATAGACAAAGAGAGTTAAAGAATAATTTAGAAAGCATGAAGCCTTTTTTAGAAAAAGAGATAGTTGCTGAGATGGTATATGGTTATAAGATAAAAAAATCTAAATTTCAAGAATATAAGAGGATACTAAATATATCCCATGATGAATTTATGTGTATAGTTTTTAGAAGAAGTGATGATCAGGGATTTAGTGAAAAGCTGGTAAATATGGTGAGAAGTAAATTAAAGTTTATATTTTCAGAGATGGTAGGGTATACATTTCTAAATAATATAGTCTTTGTGATATTCGGGGCTAAATTAGAGGATAAAAAGACAGGTTTAGAATTTAAGGATTTATTAATGGAAATACAAAAGAGATTGAGTTCCGATGCTCAAGGGTTATCTATAGGAGTGGGAAAGGTAAAAGATGATATGACCCAGCTATATGATTCCTATAATGAAGCAAGTATTGCTGCAGATAATAAATGTGAGGGTATATCTTTTTATACTGAAGAGATTAAAAATATTAATTGTTGTAGTTATCCCTATGATGTAGAGAATAAGATATATGGGAAATTAATAAATGAAGATATAGAAGGTGCACTCAAGGGATTTGAAGAAATAATGGAATATATATTGAAGAACAAATCTGATATACAGGATATAAAAAAGGCAATTATATATCTTTGTTTGACAATAGAAAGAAATATAATATATTTCTTTGAAAATACCTTTGAACCCTTTGATATGGAGGTCGCAGAATCTTGTTTAAAAAATACAAGAGATGTAGATGAAATAAGAAACTATATTTAA
- a CDS encoding helix-turn-helix transcriptional regulator, which translates to MHHNYNKDLSLNDLAEYIQLSSYYLSKLFKKVEGINFKDYLIKVRMEKAKDLLRKDGKSIKETAIEVGYGDPNYFSRAFKKYVGINASEYKG; encoded by the coding sequence ATACATCATAATTATAATAAAGATTTATCTTTAAACGATTTGGCAGAGTATATACAATTAAGTTCTTATTATTTAAGCAAATTATTTAAGAAAGTTGAAGGTATAAATTTTAAGGACTATTTAATAAAGGTAAGGATGGAAAAGGCAAAGGATTTACTCCGTAAAGATGGCAAATCTATTAAAGAGACTGCTATCGAGGTCGGATATGGTGACCCCAATTATTTCAGTCGGGCATTTAAAAAATATGTGGGCATAAATGCCTCAGAATATAAGGGGTAG
- a CDS encoding TRAP transporter substrate-binding protein → MSTKRILAIMLSLVMVMALFVGCGSSQDSSEDASNENGAEAPAGDVDEPIVLRLADNHNEGYPTVKGDRKFAELVEERTDGKIKIEVYPGGQLGDEKSVIEQVQFGAIDFTRTSISPLTEFNKDLSVLMLPYLYRDRDHMFKVLDGEVGDKFLKSLEDNDMLGLCWFDGGSRNFYNAKKEVKTVEDMKGLKIRVQQSKLMMDLVTAVGASPTPMTFGEVYSALQTGVIDGAENNWPSYLSTSHYEVAKYFTVDEHTRVPEMILVSKMTYDKIPDEYKPIIEEAAKEAALYQREEWEKAAKEAEEKVVENGNVITRIDEEARKGFQDAVKPLYEEFGAGQEDIIEKILNTK, encoded by the coding sequence ATGAGTACAAAAAGAATTTTAGCTATCATGTTAAGTTTAGTTATGGTTATGGCTTTATTTGTAGGATGTGGATCTTCACAAGATTCATCAGAAGATGCATCCAATGAAAATGGAGCAGAAGCACCAGCTGGCGATGTAGATGAGCCAATAGTATTGAGATTAGCAGATAACCACAATGAAGGATACCCAACAGTAAAGGGAGATAGAAAATTTGCAGAATTAGTTGAAGAGAGAACAGATGGTAAAATTAAAATCGAAGTATATCCTGGTGGGCAATTAGGAGATGAAAAAAGTGTTATAGAACAAGTACAATTTGGGGCTATAGACTTTACAAGAACTAGTATATCTCCATTAACTGAATTTAACAAAGATTTAAGTGTACTTATGTTACCTTATCTTTATAGAGACAGAGATCATATGTTTAAAGTATTAGATGGAGAAGTAGGAGATAAATTCTTAAAGAGTTTAGAAGATAACGATATGTTAGGACTTTGCTGGTTTGATGGAGGTTCAAGAAATTTCTACAATGCTAAAAAAGAAGTAAAAACTGTAGAAGATATGAAGGGATTAAAGATAAGAGTTCAACAAAGTAAGCTTATGATGGACTTAGTAACAGCAGTTGGAGCTTCACCTACACCAATGACATTTGGAGAAGTATACAGTGCATTACAAACAGGAGTAATAGACGGTGCTGAAAATAACTGGCCAAGTTACCTTTCAACAAGTCATTATGAGGTAGCTAAATATTTCACTGTAGATGAGCATACAAGAGTACCTGAGATGATCTTAGTAAGTAAAATGACTTATGATAAAATACCTGATGAGTACAAACCTATAATAGAAGAAGCTGCAAAAGAAGCTGCTCTATATCAAAGAGAAGAGTGGGAAAAGGCTGCAAAAGAAGCTGAAGAAAAAGTTGTAGAAAATGGAAACGTAATAACTAGAATAGATGAAGAAGCTAGAAAAGGATTCCAAGATGCAGTTAAACCATTATATGAAGAGTTTGGAGCAGGACAAGAAGATATAATAGAAAAGATATTGAATACCAAGTAG
- a CDS encoding TRAP transporter small permease yields the protein MKFLKKIIDFIDMVLENLAMLFLVLMTLIITYQVATRYFLNKTPYWSEEISLLLMVWFGFMGIAIGVKKGIHISIQFFAERLPASMQKVVIKIDELLIGVFGVLLFVHGIGLCKKTAVSTMAATQWPTSTLYIMVPVSGFMIVVYSLSKIFGIEDDIEIEKRCIDEK from the coding sequence ATGAAGTTTTTAAAGAAGATTATAGATTTTATAGATATGGTACTAGAGAATCTTGCTATGCTCTTTTTAGTGCTAATGACATTGATAATAACATATCAGGTAGCCACAAGATATTTTCTTAATAAAACTCCCTATTGGTCAGAGGAGATTTCATTGCTTTTAATGGTTTGGTTTGGATTTATGGGCATAGCTATTGGAGTGAAGAAGGGCATTCATATAAGCATTCAGTTTTTTGCAGAGAGGCTCCCTGCATCAATGCAGAAAGTAGTAATAAAGATTGATGAGCTTTTAATTGGTGTATTTGGGGTTTTACTATTTGTCCATGGTATTGGACTATGTAAAAAGACAGCTGTTTCTACTATGGCAGCAACTCAATGGCCTACATCTACATTGTATATTATGGTACCTGTTTCTGGATTTATGATAGTAGTATATTCTCTATCTAAAATTTTTGGCATAGAGGACGATATAGAAATAGAAAAAAGATGTATAGATGAAAAATAA
- a CDS encoding TRAP transporter large permease — MVNTAAIVLLIGSLFLLLILRVPIAFSLGLSTLATAIYLEIPPMVVTQQMVKGVHSFSLMAIPFFILAGEIMGEGGISKRLIAFSNVIVGRLRGGLAMVNILASMFFGGISGSSVADTSSIGSIMIPMMEKQGYDKDYAINVTVTSSTQGVIIPPSHNVIIYSLAAGGLSVGRLFLGGFLPGALLGISLMVLSYIIAVKRNYPKGEKVSFKEGLKITWESLLGLFTALIIIGGVISGIFTATESAAIATVYAFIITFFVYKEIPLSRMKLILRNSLKTLAMVMAVIATSSAFGWMMAYLKVPTLVTSGLISISDNKYVILLIVNVILLFLGMIMDMAPLILITTPILLPVVTSVGMDPIQFGIVMMLNLGIGLITPPVGSTLFVGCSIGGMPIEKVAKSLMPFYIVMFIYLLLLTFVPQLTLFIPNLLMGS, encoded by the coding sequence ATGGTAAATACAGCAGCAATAGTTTTACTTATTGGATCACTATTTTTATTGCTTATTTTAAGGGTTCCAATAGCTTTTTCACTGGGACTTTCCACATTGGCTACTGCAATATATTTGGAAATACCTCCTATGGTGGTGACACAGCAAATGGTTAAAGGAGTACATTCCTTTTCTCTTATGGCAATTCCATTCTTTATATTGGCAGGAGAGATAATGGGAGAAGGAGGTATATCAAAACGTCTTATTGCATTTTCCAATGTAATAGTAGGTAGACTTAGAGGTGGATTGGCAATGGTTAATATATTGGCCAGTATGTTTTTTGGAGGTATATCAGGTTCGTCAGTTGCTGATACATCATCTATAGGTTCGATAATGATACCAATGATGGAAAAACAAGGATATGATAAAGATTATGCTATAAATGTCACAGTAACCTCATCAACACAAGGAGTAATTATACCACCTAGTCACAATGTAATAATATATTCATTAGCAGCAGGTGGACTTTCGGTTGGAAGACTGTTTTTAGGTGGCTTTTTACCAGGAGCATTGTTGGGAATATCTTTAATGGTACTAAGTTATATAATCGCAGTAAAGAGAAATTACCCAAAAGGTGAAAAGGTAAGCTTTAAAGAAGGGTTGAAGATTACATGGGAAAGTCTTTTAGGACTTTTTACCGCACTTATAATTATAGGCGGAGTTATTTCAGGGATATTTACTGCTACAGAATCTGCAGCAATAGCCACTGTATATGCATTTATAATTACGTTTTTTGTTTATAAAGAAATACCTTTATCCAGAATGAAATTAATCCTTAGAAATTCGCTTAAGACATTGGCAATGGTTATGGCTGTAATAGCAACATCTAGTGCCTTTGGATGGATGATGGCATATTTGAAGGTACCTACTTTGGTTACCAGTGGACTGATATCTATCTCTGATAATAAATATGTAATATTACTCATAGTAAATGTGATTTTATTATTTTTAGGAATGATAATGGATATGGCACCATTGATATTGATAACTACTCCAATATTGTTACCCGTTGTAACTAGTGTAGGGATGGACCCTATACAATTTGGTATAGTAATGATGCTTAATCTAGGTATTGGACTTATAACTCCACCAGTAGGTTCTACATTGTTTGTGGGATGTTCCATAGGAGGAATGCCCATAGAGAAGGTAGCAAAATCTCTAATGCCTTTTTATATAGTAATGTTTATATACTTACTATTATTAACCTTTGTACCTCAACTTACATTATTTATACCTAATTTATTGATGGGGTCTTAA
- a CDS encoding Gfo/Idh/MocA family protein, whose translation MSKETGFGIIGCGSVSRLHAKAISEIPGAKLVALCNRTREKAEKLAQEFQVDAIYTDYRELIDNEDLDVLNILTPSGTHGEIACYAAKKGKNVIVEKPMEIDLDRAKEMVDTFDKYNRKLSVIYQHRMDPDTIKLKKIIAEGGFGRLVLSDAHIKWYRTQSYYDSGKWRGTWALDGGGVLMNQGIHTIDLMIHIMGEVESVFAYCDTLGHKNVEVEDMATAVLRFKSGAYGTIVGSTCTYPGLPARLEIHGIKGSARLEGDKLIYLNTSDETIELENDIIKNTGTSNPMAIDYMSHKAQIEDMVNSIKEDKRPLIDGVEGLKALKLILAIYESARKGVEVKL comes from the coding sequence ATGAGTAAAGAAACTGGTTTTGGTATTATAGGATGTGGAAGTGTATCAAGGTTACATGCCAAGGCTATATCGGAGATACCAGGAGCTAAATTAGTAGCATTGTGTAATAGAACGAGAGAAAAGGCAGAAAAGTTGGCACAAGAGTTTCAAGTAGATGCCATATATACAGACTATAGAGAGCTTATAGATAATGAAGATTTGGACGTATTAAATATACTGACTCCCAGTGGAACCCATGGTGAAATAGCTTGCTATGCTGCTAAAAAAGGAAAAAATGTAATAGTAGAAAAGCCCATGGAGATTGATTTGGATAGGGCAAAAGAGATGGTTGATACATTTGATAAATATAATAGAAAATTATCAGTTATATACCAACATAGAATGGATCCCGACACTATAAAATTAAAGAAAATTATAGCAGAAGGCGGATTTGGAAGACTAGTATTATCCGATGCACATATAAAGTGGTATAGAACTCAATCATATTATGATAGTGGCAAATGGCGTGGAACATGGGCCCTTGATGGTGGAGGAGTATTAATGAATCAGGGCATTCATACCATAGATTTGATGATTCATATTATGGGAGAAGTTGAAAGTGTATTTGCCTATTGTGATACACTGGGACATAAAAATGTTGAGGTTGAAGATATGGCTACTGCTGTATTGAGATTTAAAAGTGGGGCCTACGGTACCATTGTAGGTTCCACTTGCACATACCCTGGACTGCCTGCAAGGTTAGAAATTCATGGAATAAAGGGCTCTGCTAGATTAGAAGGAGATAAACTTATATATTTAAATACCTCAGATGAAACAATTGAGTTAGAAAATGATATAATTAAAAATACTGGGACATCTAATCCCATGGCTATAGACTATATGTCCCACAAAGCTCAGATAGAAGATATGGTTAACAGCATAAAAGAAGACAAAAGACCTCTAATAGATGGTGTAGAGGGTTTGAAGGCACTCAAATTAATATTAGCCATATATGAATCTGCAAGGAAGGGCGTAGAGGTGAAACTATAA